A genomic stretch from Gavia stellata isolate bGavSte3 chromosome 24, bGavSte3.hap2, whole genome shotgun sequence includes:
- the NRARP gene encoding notch-regulated ankyrin repeat-containing protein, which translates to MSQSEVSPCAAPPPSQRVFQEAVRRGNTKELQSLLQNMTNCEFNVNSFGPEGQTALHQSVIDGNLELVKLLVKFGADIRLANRDGWSALHIAAFGGHQDIVLYLITKAKYSAGAR; encoded by the coding sequence ATGAGCCAGAGCGAGGTGTCGCCGtgcgcggcgccgccgcccaGTCAGCGCGTCTTCCAGGAGGCGGTGCGGCGCGGCAACACCAAGGAGCTGCAGTCCCTGCTGCAGAACATGACGAACTGCGAGTTCAACGTCAACTCCTTCGGGCCCGAGGGGCAGACGGCGCTGCACCAGTCCGTCATCGACGGCAACCTGGAGCTGGTCAAGCTCCTGGTCAAGTTCGGCGCCGACATCCGCCTGGCCAACCGCGACGGCTGGAGCGCGCTGCACATCGCCGCCTTCGGGGGCCACCAGGACATCGTCCTCTACCTGATCACCAAGGCCAAATACTCCGCCGGTGCCCGGTGA